A region from the Xenopus laevis strain J_2021 chromosome 4S, Xenopus_laevis_v10.1, whole genome shotgun sequence genome encodes:
- the nsun4.S gene encoding 5-methylcytosine rRNA methyltransferase NSUN4 (The RefSeq protein has 1 substitution compared to this genomic sequence) has product MSACRGFLLRRINDSCLTFRRHKFKKKWATTLPKIPCSRLALQYFDINYSMQFGDLWPSIRISLLTEQKYGALVNNFSHKETVLNNLSALKAKDFISEAQSVISLLQTQNNVDTSEKMVFTEVPLNLVGEKNDAEQTQATNLLSSLSNSKLTCFTFSRGDISRFPQSRSDCFGLLEYYLMDAASLLPVLALDIQHGHSVLDLCAAPGGKTLALLQTENCQYLAANDLSTSRSSRLHRVLHSYVPRDQRAEHKVRITSWDGRLWGDLEASTYDRVLVDVPCTTDRHSLLEEENNIFHRIRTKQRQMLPLLQTELLVSGLRAVRPGGEVVYSTCSLSQLQNECVVQRAIELAATDHGVLVKPQDLSCFREVFKNTFNFFQDCRVGELVVPHLTANFGPMFFCKLLRIK; this is encoded by the exons gcAACAACGCTTCCAAAAATTCCATGCTCAAGGCTTGCTCTGCAGTATTTTGATATTAACTACAGTATGCAGTTCGGCGATCTGTGGCCTTCGATTCGTATTAGTCTTCTCACAGAACAAAAGTATGGGGCTCTTGTCAATAATTTCTCCCACAAAGAGACCGTATTGAATAATCTCAGTGCTTTAAAAGCAAAAGACTTTATCTCTGAGGCTCAAAGTGTGATATCGTTATTGCAAACACAAAACAATGTGGACACCTCAGAAAAAATGGTATTTACTGAAGTGCCTTTGAATCTGGTTGGAGAGAAAAACGACGCAGAGCAAACTCAAGCAACAAACCTGTTATCGTCTCTTTCTAATTCAAAACTCACATGTTTCACATTTTCCAGGGGTGATATCAGTCGCTTTCCACAATCAAG GTCAGACTGCTTTGGACTACTAGAGTATTACTTGATGGATGCTGCCTCACTATTGCCTGTTTTGGCTCTTGACATACAGCATGGTCATAGTGTGCTTGATCTTTGTGCGGCACCGGGAGGAAAGACTTTGGCACTTTTACAAACTGAAAATTGTC AATATCTTGCTGCCAATGACTTGTCAACTTCCCGAAGTAGCCGACTCCACAGAGTTTTGCATAGCTATGTTCCCAGAGACCAACGTGCAGAGCATAAAGTGCGCATCACATCGTGGGATGGAAGGCTGTGGGGAGATTTGGAGGCTAGTACATATGACATG GTGTTGGTAGATGTCCCTTGTACCACTGACCGGCATTCCCttttagaagaagaaaacaaCATTTTCCATCGTATAAGGACTAAGCAGCGACAGATGTTGCCATTGCTTCAAACAGAACTGCTTGT ATCTGGCCTTCGTGCTGTGAGGCCAGGAGGAGAAGTGGTGTACTCCACCTGTTCTTTGTCACAGTTGCAGAATGAGTGTGTTGTGCAGAGGGCAATTGAGCTTGCAGCTACTGATCATGGAGTTCTCGTTAAACCCCAGGACCTTAGCTGCTTCAGGGAAGTCTTCAAGAACACTTTCAATTTCTTTCAAGATTGCCGTGTAGGTGAATTAGTTGTTCCTCATCTCACAGCAAATTTTGGACCTATGTTCTTTTGTAAACTTctaagaattaaataa